One Coffea arabica cultivar ET-39 chromosome 5e, Coffea Arabica ET-39 HiFi, whole genome shotgun sequence DNA segment encodes these proteins:
- the LOC113743969 gene encoding uncharacterized protein: MVRTGLGIIAQNWHGKIVKAKGIVTRRRGAPAIEEAMAIRSALEMTTNAGWTTIEVQSDCKCVVSLINSSNAQDCKLQTILDDIEDLKKNFDCCVFLFIPRTANSCSHALAQFTVKSVRIIEWEGSFPFWFSELARKDMGVVTPFCN; encoded by the coding sequence ATGGTCCGGACAGGCCTGGGGATCATTGCGCAGAATTGGCATGGAAAGATAGTGAAAGCTAAAGGCATCGTGACACGGAGGAGAGGAGCACCAGCCATCGAGGAAGCAATGGCAATAAGGAGTGCGTTGGAAATGACCACAAATGCAGGATGGACTACAATAGAGGTCCAATCTGATTGCAAATGTGTGGTAAGCCTAATCAACTCAAGCAATGCACAGGACTGTAAGCTACAAACGATCCTGGATGACATTGAAGACTTGAAGAAGAACTTTGACTGTTGTGTGTTTTTGTTTATTCCCAGGACTGCTAATAGTTGTAGCCATGCTTTGGCTCAATTTACAGTTAAGTCAGTTAGGATAATTGAATGGGAGGGATCATTCCCATTTTGGTTTTCAGAACTAGCTAGGAAAGATATGGGGGTAGTTACCCCGTTTTGTAATTAA
- the LOC140006959 gene encoding uncharacterized protein codes for MPPDPQAFYQTTAEPVVPEHTVQTKPEVGESSAPIDLKLLKQLDRFDEFIRKSQGLSKQGVLDYDDLCLFPNVQLPVGFKTPKFNKYDGTGNPKTHLRLFANKLGKPVDDENLPLRLFPESLEGDALDWYSNLKPEEVKTWLDLSNAFIRQYEYNCELAPTRTTLEGAPGHSTLDCKALKHKVQDMIEAGEIVIRKREAQGPNINRNPLPEHANTIGVILDDAEYDELAQKLARKAEVFGVTDRPFIIEDEPFEEDKRPFILDLTLAESKALEPVVIEFPEQEPILSLQRVPWNCDEPVIQIGEKSVAKEEVSVVTRSGRIASPFGATVPIQTNNPDLPDKPAITEKEALDFLKRLQRSEYNVVEKLSKSPAQISMLDLLFFSNMHRDALLEVLTKAQIPKDISIANFSHMVGNVLFTKQIIFSDDELPAEGIGHNRALYIAVRCNGKILPKVLIDNGSAPWIHKSGAVPSSLHQMLKFIVNDKLITIFAEKDCFVIADSGSEEDGNRNATVTPHSTADIISVSWITKEERALSKASVMMAKEMIRGGYEFDKGLGRDLQGILKPVEIVEKKDSFGLGFRPTARDIKEMKERKRAEKEGRQKALDIPPLHYTFPRPTEVITSEINPVDGIETSLAQLFVGATFEDSFPDEAQFPDIPEGSISNWTAEFLPIRKEFR; via the exons ATGCCTCCGGATCCACAAGCTTTTTATCAGACTACTGCAGAGCCTGTTGTGCCGGAGCacactgttcaaaccaagccagaagtGGGGGAGTCGTCTGCCCCGATTGATCTGAAGTTACTTAAGCAGTTGGATCGTTTCGATGAGTTCATccggaaaagccaaggtttaagcaaGCAGGGGGTGTTAGACTACGATGATCTGTGCCTGTTTCCAAATGTGCAGCTGCCCGTGGGATTCAAGACCCCGAAGTTCAATAAATATGATGGTACGGGCAATCCTAAGACGCACTTGCGTTTGTTTGCCAACAAACTGGGCAAGCCGGTGGATGACGAAAACTTGCCACTGAGGTTATTTCCAGAGAGTCTAGAAGGTGACGCCCTCGATTGGTATTCAAACTTAAAGCCAGAGGAGGTGAAGACTTGGCTTGATCTGTCCAACGCCTTCATCAGACAatacgagtataactgcgagctaGCACCGACCAGAACTACTTTGGAAG gggcacCCGGACATTCAACTTTGGATTGCAAGGCTCTTAAGCATAAAgttcaagatatgattgaagCTGGAGAGATTGTAATTAGGAAAAGGGAGGCACAAGGGCCGAATATAAATAGGAACCCCTTGCCGGAACATGCTAATACCATTGGGGTCATTCTGGACGACGCAGAGTATGACGAGTTAGCCCAAAAATTGGCAAGGAAAGCTGAGgtgtttggggtcacagacCGACCATTCATAATAGAAGATGAACCATTTGAGGAGGATAAAAGGccttttattttggatctcACTCTAGCTGAGAGCAAGGCCTTGGAGCCAGTGGTCATCGAATTCCCAGAGCAAGAGCCTATTCTGAGTTTGCAGCGAGTGCCGTGGAACTGTGATGAGCCTGTCATACAAATTGGAGAAAAGTCAGTTGCCAAAGAAGAGGTGTCAGTGGTCACCAGATCAGGGAGGATCGCAAGTCCGTTTGGAGCTACCGTTCCAATTCAAACAAATAACCCCGACTTGCCCGATAAACCAGCAATTACTGAGAAGGAAGCCTTGGATTTTCTTAAAAGGCTCCAAAGAAGTGAATATAATGTAGTCGAGAAGCTAAGCAAGTCGCCCGCCCAAATATCCATGCTGGATCTGCTCTTTTTTTCGAATATGCATAGGGATGCGTTGCTCGAAGTGCTGACTAAAGCTCAAATCCCTAAGGACATTTCGATTGCTAATTTCTCACATATGGTTGGGAATGtgttatttacaaaacaaatcattTTCTCTGATGATGAATTACCGGCggaaggcattggacataacaGGGCTCTGTACATAGCTGTGAGGTGCAATGGGAAAATTTTGCCAAAGGTGTTGATTGACAATGGATCTGC GCCGTGGATTCATAAGTCCGGGGCTGTGCCTTCTTCATTGCATCAAATGTTGAAATTCATAGTAAATGACAAATTGATAACTATCTTTGCCGAGAAGGATTGCTTCGTAATTGCTGATTCTGGGTCCGAAGAAGATGGTAACCGAAACGCCACAGTGACCCCTCATAGCACAGCTGATATCATCTCCGTAAGTTGGATAACAAAAGAGGAACGAGCTCTGTCAaaggccagtgtcatgatggctaaggaaatgatcCGCGGAGGATATGAGTTTGACAAAGGGCTGGGACGTGATCTGCAAGGAATTCTGAAACCAGTGGAAATTGTGGAGAAAAAGGATTCATTCGGCTTGGGTTTCCGACCAACTGCTAGAGACatcaaagaaatgaaggaacgcAAGAGAGCAGAGAAAGAAGGCAGGCAAAAGGCTCTTGATATTCCACCACTGCATTATACTTTTCCACGACCAACCGAGGTGATCACATCAGAGATTAACCCAGTTGATGGAATCGAAActagtttggcccaattgttcgttggggcaacatttgaagacaGTTTTCCAGATGAGGCCCAGTTTCCTGACATccctgaaggatcaatttccaattggacagccgagtttCTGCCCattcggaaggagtttcggtaa